In the genome of Caminicella sporogenes DSM 14501, one region contains:
- a CDS encoding 6-phosphofructokinase: IEEKTGIETRVTILGHVQRGGSPTAFDRILASRMGARAVELLMEGKSGRAIGIRNNELIDMDIDEALEMEKKFDKDIYELTKILSI; encoded by the coding sequence ATAGAAGAAAAGACAGGAATAGAAACGAGAGTAACAATACTTGGACACGTACAAAGAGGAGGAAGTCCTACAGCATTTGACAGAATACTTGCAAGCAGAATGGGAGCTAGAGCAGTAGAGCTTCTTATGGAAGGAAAATCAGGCAGAGCGATAGGAATAAGAAATAATGAGCTTATAGATATGGATATAGATGAGGCATTGGAGATGGAAAAAAAATTCGATAAAGATATTTATGAATTAACTAAAATACTTTCTATATAA